The proteins below are encoded in one region of Silene latifolia isolate original U9 population chromosome 2, ASM4854445v1, whole genome shotgun sequence:
- the LOC141641013 gene encoding putative mitochondrial protein AtMg01250, protein MLQGLKFPSHFIQLVMQCVRSTSFTLSLNGSNFGYFKGQRGLRQGDPISPLLFTICMEYLSRLIKFANDRWPFQYHPLCKNLKLTHLMFADDLLLFCKGKSQSIWLLMRAFSSFSKASGLAMNNAKSEIFFNGVAEDIKEGIKMVTGFKEGTMPFRYLGVPIKAGRLTKSECKVLL, encoded by the coding sequence ATGCTTCAAGGGCTTAAATTTCCCTCTCACTTCATTCAGCTGGTGATGCAATGTGTTAGATCTACCTCTTTTACCTTATCTCTGAATGGGAGTAATTTTGGATACTTTAAGGGACAGAGGGGCTTGAGACAAGGAGACCCAATTTCACCACTTCTCTTCACAATCTGTATGGAGTACTTGTCCAGGCTAATTAAATTTGCTAATGATAGATGGCCGTTTCAGTATCACCCTTTATGCAAGAACCTAAAGCTTACACACctcatgtttgcagatgatttatTGCTTTTTTGTAAAGGAAAATCTCAGTCTATCTGGTTGCTTATGAGGGCTTTCTCTTCATTCTCTAAGGCTTCAGGACTAGCAATGAACAATGCTAAGTCTGAAATCTTTTTTAATGGGGTTGCTGAAGATATTAAGGAAGGGATAAAAATGGTGACTGGTTTCAAGGAAGGAACAATGCCATTTAGATATTTGGGAGTGCCTATTAAGGCAGGAAGACTTACAAAATCTGAATGCAAAGTGCTCTTATGA